DNA from Globicephala melas chromosome 11, mGloMel1.2, whole genome shotgun sequence:
TTCACCTCTCCACATTTCTAGGTGGCAGTAGGCCCTGCAAACTCAGTTCTCTGATGGATCCAAAGAGTCACTGACTTTCAGTTTGCCCAGCTTTTCCTTGTGGTAAGGACAGGAGTGACAACTGCCAAACTCTTTGTATGCCTGAGCTGAAGCCAGAAGTCCtttctgaagtattttttaaaaccatgctAGGCTACTGAAGAGTTTTAGTCAGAAGAGCTTTTGACCTTAAAGTTCAGAGGAGGTGCTTCCTATGGATGAAATATCCTACCCCATGTGAGGAACCTGAGTGTCCATACACGAAGCAGGCCAGGGCAGCTTGGGTTTTGGAGGCAGACAGACCTGGGCTGGAATCCCAGCGGTGTAACCCTGAGCAGGCTTAACCTCACCACActcattttttcatctgtaaactggagctgttgagaggattaaatgaggtacgCATACATAATACTTGGCATTCTGTCTGACCCAGAGTGAGCGCTAAATATTACCTCCTCCTGGTTTAGTCCTGGGAGGTCTCAAAGGTCCAAGTGATGGCAATATCAGAGATCCACTCAGCAGCTTCCAATCTCTTTCCCCGTCGCCCACTTCCACTACCTTTGGGCCACAAACCTTGCCTGAGCACTCCCACTGTACCTGACCCACGTGGAACCCTCCTTGCTACATAGGGCAAGCGAGTGAGGCAGACTGGGCTTTAAATCCTCCTTCCACCACTGACTGGCTTTTTGACCCCAGCCAGGCTCATCTCTCTCaaccagtttcttcatctgtcagctGAACACCTGATTAACCACCTCAAAGGGTTTTGCACGACACCTGCCGAAGACAGTTCATTTAATCAACACTGCAGGAATAACTAAAGATAAGGACAGAACTTGAACCCATACTTAACCCCTGTTAAGAGCCCAGTGACCTCGATTTTGTCTGGAGGCCTTAACCACACAGGTAACACAGGAGCTGGGCTGTCTTCTGATACTCAGAAGTTATtaagaaaggaggggagagatgTTATCTGGTAATTCTTACTCGCAACATGtgtgcacatactcacacacacccccaaccactaacatgttattttatttttttaaaaaaggttccaATACAAGGCCTCAGAGTAGTGCATGCAAATCAATGACCTTCAAACTGTCTGTCACTGTCAGATGACCAACATAATCTACTACCACAGTCTGTGACCTGGTAAAGAGACCAGCTTCTCACCGAGTCCCATCACCTATGCCAACGTCCAACCTACCACGTGGCTCTTGATTGATTCAGGTACATTTTAGTATCTGAACAGAAGAGACACATTGAGCAGCAAGCATAACGAGTAAGCGTCCTTAGTGTATTAGACAAGGGAAAATACAGACAAGGCATAACAGGGAAAAGCCAGCTTCATTTGATGCCTGAATCCCCAAAGTCTCTTGCATACATGATCTGTGTCTAGGGACATCTGCCAACGCCGTATCAAGGACTTGCCCATTTTCCGATGAGATGGAGCTGTTTGCGATGAAGGACTGCAGGACGGGGGAACTATTCACACGAGGCAAAAACCTGAAGTTGTGGTTGCAATTCATAGGCCATCTCTTCCCTGACGTTAACCCATCCCTGTAAATCCAACTTTGTGCCCGTGTGAATTCCGAGGGATAGAGAATTCTAACTCCGGTCATGTCTGTGATTATAGGAGAATATAGCCATGGAAGaattaaatggaaacatacagCCGTGGAAGAATTCAATCACATCAGAGGGTTTTAGTTTGATTTAGtatattcagttaaaaaatttcttttttttagcttaaAAACATGTTTCTTATATTAGTGGCTCTCAATGCTCTTAGTTACTTATACATTGCCACCTGCAATTGATTTCAGAGAAAGGGTATGTTTGGTAAACTAGTCTTAATTGAAACCACCAGCTAACTAAAAGAGATATATTCTCATTAGAAAAGTAATCATGAGGGAGACCAGCATTTAGCTTTTGGAACTACCTGCTTTTCGGCACAGAGAGCTTCCTTCTCTTCAgtcaaagagaaaagacagactgaGCAGGGAGGAGCATGCAGCCATCCATAAATCCCTCCAGAGTAACAGCATGAAGGGCAATGACCCTGAGGAAGAAAAAATGCCTGTACCGGGCAACATTTTATATGCCTGACGGCCAACTTCCCAAAACCATGACAATCAGCAAGGTTGGTAACTGGCTGACCTCAAACCCACTCACATTCCTTTGTGAAGAGAACCCAGACTCGAGGGGTCCTCCACacaccctccacccacccactcccCATTCCCACATCCCCATACAGGACCCCCTCATTCAGCCCAAAGATCCAGCAGGTGCTAAAGAAATGTGAATAGTGTCAATACAAAAACAGATTACCTTTACACCACAATGTTTTTCAGACCTTCCCAAGATCAAGAGAGGTCGTCCCAGAATGTAACAAAGTGAATTTCAACTCTCACACCATTAACCATTGAGAGTATGACCCAGAGTTAGTTAAGGGGTATAAAGTGACTAGTGGTCAGTTATTGTTCAGTAGTTAACAAGCATAATTGCAGGAACTCTACCCAGAGCTGAGCACACTTGGGTATCAAGATGGCAGATGTCAGTTAAGGGTTATGTTCCTGTAAACCTAAGCACCAGAGCTAAATTAACAATTTCCCTTTTTGCCCTTAATTGGTGAAGAGTTCAAGTACTGCGATTCTACCAAAATGATCCTGGGTTGTGCCTCTTTCAaacatttcagtttctttttttttttccccagccatGCGGTGCActgtgcaggatcttagttccttgatcagggattgaacccgtgccgtCAGCaatgaaagcgccgagtcctaaccactgaatcatcagggaattccccatttcagtttcttaatacTAAACATTGGTAAAAAAATATCTCACCAGTGTCCACGGTCAGCACAAGATGAACCAAAAAGGAAGAAGGCTCATCAACTAGCCTTGGAAGTTATTTTAATTGACCTTCTGACTCAGGGGAGCTTTAATTCTTCTGACAATGTTCCACAAGAGCTTCCTGGTCACCAATTCCTAAActatgaaaaagtctgaaaaagcCCAGCTCAGAGTTATTTTGCCAAAGCTCTAGAGGAAGCTTTCTCTGGGGACAGACAATTGTCCCAGCGGTCATTCAGTTCCACAGAGCCACACTTGGATAGAGACTCTTCTCCCAAATTATACCACCTCCATCAACCAAAAAGTTACCCACTCCTGTTTTGTAAAAAGTTCACGATCAGACTCACAGTGATACCCCTGCACTGGGAGTTTAACTTCCTGAAAGAGACAAACAAGAAGTCAAAGAGGGAAACAGACCCCGGTGAAACCTCACCACCATTACCCACTCTTAAGAAGAGGTGCTGGGCTTTCCTGGGTCTTAAATACTGCCTTCATAGCAAGACCTCCCCCTTCCATTGTACAGGCAGAATGTGCCCAGTAGAGCAGTGGAAGTCCCAGGTAAAAGCAACATAATACCCTAATGGGGACAGACTTCCTCCAGAGCCGAGTAAAATTTACAGGACTCTATCTTGTCTGTCTTGGCTAAAGGAAGGGCCCTATATAAGGCTGCCCTATAATACTGCATAATGACCAAACACCAGGCAGGAGCAAATGGCTGCAAGAGGTACACAGTAGCCATTTCTGCCCAGGGCCCAACAGAACTGCGCTTAGTTATATCTCGGCAGTGAAGTTTTAAATTCCCTTCTAAAGGGAAAAcccaattataaaaaaaaaaaaacaaaaaaaacaggaaaaacagcaaatgcatGCTGATTCTTCCTGTTCTAGTTCCCATTTTATTATTCAACTATCATGGAAAAAGCTCCAAGTGCACAGCACGAAACAGCAGATTCCTCCCCCGCTGACCTGCGTGCAGCTTAAATCTCGCCCTTCCTCCTTGTCCATCAACTCCAGcagccctccctcctgctcccctgGCTCCTGCCAGGCCCCAAAGGCGCCCTGCCCATCATGGTCAGTCGGCACCCCTCTTCTGTTTGGCCAGGGTGTGCTTCAGCTCCCTCAGGTTCTCCGTCAGCACCTCCACCTCGTCCAGGCGGCCGCACTGCTTGGCATCGAAGATGTACGCCTTGATGTTGTCGATCTGCTGGAGGAGGAGCTCCTCCTCTATGGGCTCCTCGCCCTCCTGCCCGCTCTCACTGTCCATCTCGAACGGGTTAGTACAGGGGGCCTCCTCGAAGGGGCTGCCAGGAACAGGAGGTCCTGAGGGTCTCTGAGGGGGATGCCCATCTTCCTCGTcaaaggggctgggggctgggctgtcTGGGCTAGTGAAGGGATTCCCTGCcactgcctcctcttcctcctcctcctcaaaaGGATTGTACTCCTTGAGGACACAGGCTGGAGGGCCGAGAGGAGGCTCTGCAGCAGGAGGGCTGGCCGTGCCCTCTGCTGCAGGGCTGGAGAGGTCTTCCTCATCAAAGGGATTTAGGGAGGGCACCTCATTGTGCTGCGACGTGGTGCTCTGGGGGAAGAATTCCTGGCCAAGGGCTGGGGGCCCAGACCACAGTCTGATGGGCTCGAGAGCCGAGCTGGGTGAAGGGGTCTTGGGTGCCGCACTGCTCTGAGCTGGGGAACAGCCCAGATCCAAGGCATGAGCAAGGTGGTTGCGAGGCTCTCTGCCTGGCTCCAACTGAAAAGGCCTGATTTCTCGGAAGTCCAGGGACCGAGTCCGCGTGTGCAGAGATGCCGCCTGGAACTGCTCCCGTTCTCGTTCCCGCTCGCGTTCCCTCAGCATCTGCAGCTGTTCCCGCTGCAGGTCCTCCTCCTCGGCCTGCCTCCGGGACAACTCAATGGCCTTCTCTGTCTGCTGCTGGTCATACTCGTCCTGCAGTTGGCGCAGGTTCTCCTGCAGCGTACGCACTTCATCCATCCGGCCCGCGGCCTTAGCCTGCCTGATAAAGGATGTGATGTTGTGGATCTGCTGGAGGAGTGGGTCCGAGTCTTCGACCTGCCCTTGACCTCCAGAGAGCGGGAGCCAGCCCTCAGCCTTTCTCAACGGGGCATGGCCCCCGCGAAGGGACACCACCTCCCCGTTGGTCGCATGAGACACCAGGTCACTGCGCCTTTCCTCAAGCCTTCGCTGGGATTCCAGGGCAGCCTGGGGAGACACCAAAGCCAAAGAGAAGAAACACGGTCACCAGGCCAACAGCCACACCGCCAGCCACCCTCTGCGGTCCCGCTATCCCTGTGTCAGTGAGACTCCAATTCTCCACCTCAGGACTACGATATCCAACTGCTAAAATCAAATCAGGCTTTTTTatcagaagggaaggagggacacaccctgattttcaaaattaaaataccaaataACAGTAAGTTAAGGGATAAGCTTTTCTCAATCTTAGATTCACTGGCCACGTACTTGTCTTAACTCTCTGAGGTCTATTACCATTCATCTACACTAGAACCTCACACAATCTTAAATACACATATTATTCTGTTTAATACTGCATATTCCAAAGTGTTCTAGAAAGAACTCCCTGGTGTCTGGGTCCTCTGCAGCTTGTACCAGGGGGAGGATTGCCAGTCTCTATGGTATTCTGGACAGGAGAAAATCAGTAGAACctctgaaagaaaaataggacctggagagaaaaataattacccTGACCTCTGAAGATGAGAGAGGCCAGAAACAGAACAGAAGGAGAATGCAAACTAGAGAGAGTGAGAGGTTCTGACTTAACGACAACCTCACAGGACCTCCTGGGAGCCTGAGGAAGCCTCTGCGCTCAAGGGAGCCGCAGGGAAGAAGCCAGGACGCCAGCATCCCTGAGCTTCACTCACCCGTCTCTCCAGGATCTTCTTCCTCTCCACttcctgcttccttttctttttcagttcctCAAACTGTTCTTTGGTTGGCAGTGACATCAAACCAAGCAACTTTTCCTGTAGGGGGTCACAGGCAATTTTACACTTAAACCCTTTTAGGAGAAAAAGTGAACCTGAAGCCCTCTAGTGAGAGCCCACTTAAGCTAAACTACCCCACTCTCGGACAATCACGTTAATGAGCAGAGCAGGGAAGGACCTAACGCTGAAATCGGAGCAGAGCCAACTTCCAAATAGGCCAGCCTTTTCCTGATGAAATGATCAACACCAGACATCCCAGTTATTTGCCCTCTCAGTGGGGCCTTTTCCTGCCCTCCCTGTCTACATCCGTAAGCCTCCGTCAAAGCCCCAACCCCACGCTCTTTACGTTTCTCCACAGCACTCTCCACCCTCTTAAGCTATActttttagttgtttcttttctattcccCTCTCTAGAATACAAGCTTTATGAGAACAGGAATGTCTGTCTTTACTCATGGCAGGatacccagcacctagaacactgcctgggaCTCAGCAGGCACTCATCAAATGACTGTGGAATACAGCCACTAATCAAAAGCAGGAAGGGCCTCATTCTCTGCATTACGATGTTGGGAAACTAACCCAACAGGACGCTTAGATCTCTgtcaggagccccacaggggaTTGACTGTGACTCTCACAAGGGCTTTCTGAGGTAGAAACAACTTAGATCCAACCACCTACGTCTAGTGCGCCCTTGTCACCTGTTTCCTCCAAACCAATGGCCCAGGAAGAGTCCCGTAGGAGCTTATCCCAAGGAGGAAATGCTATGTGCAAGTATGTCCATCAGGCAATCCTCAACAGCAAAAAATGGGAATCTATCAAATGCCCAGTGAAAGGGGAATAGTTAAAGGATAGTGTACACAGAGCACTATTCTGTAGTCATTCAAACAAGAGCTGTTTGAGGACCACATAAAAAAGttcttatgggacttccctggcactaCAGTCATTAAGACTTGGTGTTTCCACTGcggagggcatgggttcgatccctggtcggggaactagaaatcctgcatgctgtgtggcgccaccaaaaaaaaaaaaaagggcttatGATATAAAATTCAGCAATGAGAAGGCCTAAACTTGCAAATATGCTACTTATATAAGTTACTATAAGTAGCATATGTAACTACTTTATATAACCAGTgcaaatggaataaaaaagaaaatatatcagaATGAGGCAGGATGGTGTTAAGGACATAGGACTAAAAggaatatttacttttctttgacATCCAGATTTTTCTCTAGATGTGACTGACACATTTATAaccttaaaaagtaataaatgtacaaacagaaaataaacaagccaTTGGCCCAATCTGCCTTCAGAGTGGTAGAAGAGCAGGGGAGGCGAGTGCGGCGTTTCTGCCACCCCAGGATGCTTTACCTGCACAAAAAGCGTAGCTGAGTATCTGATCATCCTCTGTAGCCGTAAAGTGTTTGGATGCGGTGGAGGGTCCTGCTTCAAGTCTAAGGTTAAGATCTTCTTACTGAATTGGAACAAATACATCACTGTAACAGGCACTGCCAGCCTCAGAAACATGGGTGAAAAGTCCCGAGTCACCAGGCTTGCATGCCAGCAACATGTGTAGAGAAATGGGTTAGAGACTCCACTGAAATGTCCTTGCAGGCAAAGCCCATTTCTTACCCTTTGGCTGTACCCAAGGCCCCAAACAAGCACAGGGTGAACGACAAACACTCAGCCATCGAGGCACTGACCACTGGTGCAGGGCCAGCGTCGTGCGTGAGTGACCAGCACAGCAGAAGGGCCCTGTGCTTGGTTTCATATTCTGCTATCACTGTCTTACAATCCTTAATTTTGAACAAGGGAcctgaattttcattttgcagCAGACCCTAAACCACGTAGCTAGCCCTGCACGTACAGATGGACAAGAGTTCCGCATCTCTGTTCTGAGTCACAGTACTTCCTACACTGCAAAGGGCTGATGTAACCCCAACAGCCAATCCACAGTTAAAAAGCAgcgactaaaaaaaaaaaaaaaaaaggcagcgactgggactcccctggtggtccagtggttaagactcggcgctttcactgccatgggcctcagttcgatccctggtcagggaactaagatcccacaagctgcacagcgcggccaaaaaaaaccaagGCAGCAGTCAACTTGAAGAAAAGAATCTGTGTTTCCATCTGGGCTCCAGTCCTTCTTCTAGCTGTGGTGCATtctctcacctataaaatggggatgttaaTCTCTACCTCACAGGGTAACCATGGTATGATAAAGGAGCTACTCTGTGTGGAAGTAGTCAGTGACTGGCACACAGCTGGTGTCAATCAACTCCTATTCCTTTAATAATAATGAACAATAGAAATCCTTAACCGAAAGTTACTGAGATGCACTGAGTGCCAGAGCTGGCAACTCCCTCAGCCTCCTCCTCACACACTCCCACTATCACCAGGACTGGGTAAGCTCAGGTCTGCTGGCCGCCCACCACTCATTAACAAAGCACCTCCTCCACTCAAGGCAGCACGTAAGACATCACCTAAGAGACCTTACCTTAAAGCGTCTATTAGCTCATACACTTTCTGCACTTCCACTCGAAGGTCATTGGCATGTTCCAGACTGTAGGTTGTCTCTCCAGCACTAGGGAGAAATCACAGAGATGTTTGATCTAAATGTCATCGCACTGAACGGACAGTGTGGTGTAAAAGGACTCACAGAGGGGTAGACAGTTAATTCTCTCCAAATGGCATTTCAGACTCTTGCATATATTGCAATGCTCattccttttcaaaatataagTGCTAATCAACTAGAAACTGCTTTTAATTTGCAGACACCATAGGGACACACTAGTGCCGAGGTCTTTGAGGACCAGCTCCTAAGCTCATTGCCAAAATAAATGTGACTGAATCTACTTCAGCCTACTTTCCGTGAACAATTTCAGTGCATCTAGTAAGACGGTTGAAGTGGTTTACTAAATGAGTTGGTCAGACCACGTAAGAGAAGGCACTTTCTTTTCTCACTCAAAGACTACCCAGGGAGCGGAGGAATGATAGGAAAGCTGACCAAGGAATCCAAGCCACGGCCCACGTGGCACTGTCAGTTGCCCCATGCTCCCAGGTCTCACGAACAATTGCTCCCTGTGTGAGAAAATCACTTGGACTCCAACTCAAGAAAGGAGGTGAGAGGGAGTAACTCTGCCCAGGGTGGAGGATGGGACATCAGGGAAGGCCAGAGGTGGCTTAACCCCAGTCTCAGAGGAACAGCAACAGTTATCATGTGGTCTTAGAATTGTTCCTTTACTAGTCTGCCATTCCCACCAGACTGCTGAACTCCAAGTGCAGTGATCatggcttttcatttttatacccCTAGTAACTAGCACATGGGACAAGCTTAAACAATGTTTACTGTGaagagaaacatttcaaatgaTCTCCAAGCTATTAATCCAGCCTCAGCAATGGCCACTCAACTCTCTTCCTGAGGCAACAGCAATTTAagttaaataaacagaaagaactGCTGTGTTTACCTGTTTTCCATCTATAAGGCAGGCCTAGCTGGAAAAATCTTGGTGTGTGCTGTAATCTGCAGATTCAATAAAGTTGTTTCATCATCTCTAACTGCACAGTTTGCAAAAAGAACATCAGATCAGAACTAAAAAGACTTGCACTTTGTCTTGATAACGCCAAGTCATGTGGAAAATAACAGGGTTGGCCCAAATCCGAAATCACTGCCCTGGTCTCAGTCACATCAACCAACTATAATCTCCTCGGAGCACCTATCATGCCTGGCATTATTATCATGTGCGTTACTTGTTCACTTGGTTACGGTCTGCACTCCCATGATAATGAAGCTGTCTCCACTGTCCACTGCTACAGCCCCAGCACCCAGAACAGCACTTGGCACGTAACTCGTGCTTGCTAAATATCCACTGAGTGAATGAGTGACAGACTGAAAGGCACTTACTTAAAGCAC
Protein-coding regions in this window:
- the RBSN gene encoding rabenosyn-5, which codes for MASLDDPGEVREGFLCPLCLKDLQSFYQLQSHYEEEHSGEDRDVKGQIKSLVQKARKAKNRLLKREGDDRAESGTQGYESFSYGGVDPYMWEPQELGAVRSHLSDFKKHRAARIDHYVVEVNKLIIRLEKLTAFDRTNTESAKIRAIEKSVVPWVNDQDVPFCPDCGNKFSIRNRRHHCRLCGSIMCKKCMELISLPLANKLTSASKDSLSTHTSPSQSPNSVHGSRRASISSVSSVSSVLDEKDDDRIRCCTHCKDTLLKREQQIDEKEHTPDIVKLYEKLRLCMEKVDQKAPEYIRMAASLNAGETTYSLEHANDLRVEVQKVYELIDALSKKILTLDLKQDPPPHPNTLRLQRMIRYSATLFVQEKLLGLMSLPTKEQFEELKKKRKQEVERKKILERRAALESQRRLEERRSDLVSHATNGEVVSLRGGHAPLRKAEGWLPLSGGQGQVEDSDPLLQQIHNITSFIRQAKAAGRMDEVRTLQENLRQLQDEYDQQQTEKAIELSRRQAEEEDLQREQLQMLREREREREREQFQAASLHTRTRSLDFREIRPFQLEPGREPRNHLAHALDLGCSPAQSSAAPKTPSPSSALEPIRLWSGPPALGQEFFPQSTTSQHNEVPSLNPFDEEDLSSPAAEGTASPPAAEPPLGPPACVLKEYNPFEEEEEEEAVAGNPFTSPDSPAPSPFDEEDGHPPQRPSGPPVPGSPFEEAPCTNPFEMDSESGQEGEEPIEEELLLQQIDNIKAYIFDAKQCGRLDEVEVLTENLRELKHTLAKQKRGAD